Proteins found in one Planococcus citri chromosome 2, ihPlaCitr1.1, whole genome shotgun sequence genomic segment:
- the LOC135834500 gene encoding uncharacterized protein LOC135834500 isoform X6, producing the protein MTETVSNVYDLFYPSPAPLKEISCNALVTALWRWEVENRVRDDRMPDLDIRKNLNPNIPSPIKRIIEECANRFVSFKEKWSVYHHDKLFFDRNDMTSILLNFYDFIFDRNGSIDYIRTAKRIMTCDRLSNDEKFKIACMYCFEDDIRRIWPSVSENLDYDKITFDRSPELYYWVCVLRHGRPDPDDDSVDDPVDDCMFRACTSLHLIITNTQRSQHWSSVEYFWNRIRPESRFQKTNHLSHWERESFVRLMLPKLTNEELERFVLERGSYLIQSLMTKSQYKFYALPTWMYIKNKMNENNFTDLIQSLTYAETNSHKAEDTLDENSAELGARPSTEDQTDLCCEIWRTSPDKLKRSVVGTILTQRYLFCRNIITSTGHREIRFLLALLLDASFKERNGFWKNTWRNLIVATRGKDLHRIMKLCFKGENDIAEFKETSMYDHENIKTYCSGLLREGNFEDFDDILIFCCPDTQKRIDLKQRLLLSCLLSEYFTFSSKLLTRAKLLNDFINDAFDDAEVVADFKNNFMSFPAIVYVLQECIYSGYECSSDHLTRFIDTFVSNEEVTYLLKQRILEYVRNMLLDGHSIRRISADDLQTILVWCLGNEEEVTKFKKLELPMSEFFANEDNWKKCTPLEIKMNDTDVGGFLKWYFRNPEEIDEFNRLFADRFTV; encoded by the coding sequence ATGACTGAAACGGTATCCAACGTATACGATCTCTTCTATCCAAGTCCAGCACCGCTGAAAGAAATCTCATGCAACGCACTGGTTACCGCATTATGGCGCTGGGAAGTCGAAAATCGTGTGAGAGATGATCGTATGCCCGACCTAGATATCCGTAAGAACTTAAATCCCAACATTCCATCGCCGATCAAACGAATAATTGAAGAATGTGCCAACAGATTCGTCTCCTTTAAGGAAAAATGGTCGGTTTACCATCACGATAAACTGTTCTTTGACCGCAACGATATGACCagcattttactcaatttttatgattttatattCGATCGAAACGGCTCTATTGATTATATTCGTACAGCGAAACGAATAATGACGTGTGATCGACTGagtaacgatgaaaaattcaaaattgcatgcATGTATTGTTTCGAGGACGATATTAGACGGATTTGGCCCTCGGTGTCAGAGAACCTAGACTAcgataaaattacatttgatCGAAGTCCCGAATTGTATTATTGGGTTTGTGTGCTGAGACATGGAAGACCTGATCCTGACGATGATTCAGTCGATGATCCAGTCGATGATTGCATGTTTCGAGCGTGCACATCTCTACATTTGATTATTACTAATACTCAAAGATCTCAACACTGGTCATCtgtcgagtatttttggaatcgcaTCCGTCCAGAAAGTCGATTCCAGAAAACCAATCACCTATCTCACTGGGAAAGAGAATCGTTCGTCAGGTTaatgttgccaaaattgactaATGAAGAGCTCGAAAGGTTTGTACTTGAAAGAGGCTCTTACCTAATACAATCTCTGATGACCAAAAGTCAGTACAAATTTTATGCTCTTCCAACGTGGATGTATATTAAAAACAAGATgaacgaaaataatttcacagaTCTGATTCAGTCATTAACGTATGCCGAGACCAATTCTCATAAAGCTGAGGATACACTCGACGAAAATTCTGCCGAACTCGGAGCTCGGCCAAGCACCGAAGATCAAACCGACCTATGCTGCGAAATATGGAGAACTTCTCCGGATAAATTGAAACGATCTGTGGTCGGAACCATTTTAACTCAAAGGTATCTCTTTTGTAGAAATATCATCACATCTACTGGACATAGGGAGATCAGATTTCTGTTGGCTTTGCTGTTGGATGCCTCGTTCAAAGAGAGAAatggtttttggaaaaacacTTGGCGTAATTTGATCGTTGCTACTCGTGGAAAAGATTTACACCGAATAATGAAGTTGTGCTTCAAAGGCGAAAACGATATTGCTGAGTTTAAAGAAACCAGTATGTACGATCACGAAAACATCAAGACGTATTGCAGTGGTCTGCTGCGTGAAGGAAATTTTGAAGACTTCGATGATATATTGATCTTCTGCTGTCCTGACACACAAAAAAGAATCGATTTAAAACAGCGTTTATTGCTGTCATGCCTCTTAAGTGAATATTTCACCTTCAGTTCCAAACTTCTCACCCGAGCCAAATTACTTAACGATTTTATTAATGATGCCTTCGACGATGCTGAAGTTGTTGCCGATTTTAAGAATAACTTCATGTCGTTTCCTGCGATTGTATACGTTCTACAGGAATGTATTTATTCGGGTTACGAATGTTCCTCCGATCATTTGACACGCTTCATCGATACGTTTGTATCGAACGAGGAAGTTACCTATCTCCTAAAACAGCGCATTTTGGAGTATGTGAGAAATATGCTACTCGATGGTCATAGTATCCGGCGTATCTCAGCTGATGATTTACAAACAATTTTAGTTTGGTGTTTGGGTAATGAAGAAGAAGTcactaaattcaaaaaattggaattaccTATGAGTGAGTTCTTCGCCAACGAAGATAACTGGAAGAAATGCACTCCACTGGAGATAAAAATGAATGATACGGATGTCGGTGGGTTTTTGAAATGGTATTTTAGAAATCCTGAAGAAATTGACGAGTTCAATAGGTTGTTTGCCGATCGGTTTACAGTGTAA
- the LOC135834500 gene encoding uncharacterized protein LOC135834500 isoform X19 yields MTETVSNVYDLIYPSPATLKEISCNALVTGLWRWEVENRLIDDFMPDLDIGKNLNPNIPSPIKRIIDECANIFVFSKEEWSIYHHRKLFFDRDNMTSILLNFCDFIFDRNGSIDYIRTAKRMMTCDRLSNDEKFKIACMYCFEDDIRRIWPSVSENLDYDKIAFDRSPELFYWVCVLRQGRPDPGADPIDDCMFQACISKHWSSAEYFWNRIRPENRFPKIIDLSLAEKESFVRLMLPKLSDEQLDRFVLQRGSHLIQDLVTRSRYPFYALPTWMYIRNKMNESNFIDLIESLVYAETNSRIGEYVFNVNSVKLEDRSSADDETYYLCCEIWRNSPDEWKRSVIKNILTQDHLFVRDEISSKWRQIQLLLTLLLEAPFKERNDFWKKNWRSLIVGPRGKDLHRIMKLCFEDENDIAKFKETSMSDPEIVSKYCSDMLRSIYYEKFNDILNFCYPDTRKRRDLKQRLVRSVFMSESFVLDTEHVFEVELLDDFINGVFDDAEVAADFKNNFMSFRSFYALEHVLYHCTHSSFECSSDHLIRFIDLFVSNEEVRNLVKERILEYVRYALLYCYNIHGISGDDLQTILVWCLGDEDEVTKFKKSELPMRHFFAIERIWKECTPLELKMNDDHFGGFLKWYFRNPEEIDEFNRLFADRFTV; encoded by the coding sequence ATGACTGAAACGGTATCCAACGTATATGATCTCATCTATCCAAGTCCAGCGACGCTGAAAGAAATCTCATGCAACGCACTGGTTACCGGATTATGGCGCTGGGAAGTCGAAAATCGCCTGATTGACGATTTTATGCCCGACCTAGATATcggtaaaaatttaaatcccAACATTCCATCGCCGATCAAACGAATAATTGATGAATGTGCCAACATATTCGTCTTCTCGAAGGAAGAATGGTCGATTTACCATCaccgaaaattgttttttgaccGCGACAATATGACCagcattttactcaatttttgtgattttatatTTGATCGAAACGGCTCTATCGATTATATTCGTACAGCAAAACGAATGATGACGTGTGATCGACTGagtaacgatgaaaaattcaaaattgcctgcATGTATTGTTTCGAAGATGATATCAGACGGATTTGGCCATCGGTGTCAGAGAACCTAGACTACGATAAAATTGCATTTGATCGAAGTCCCGAATTGTTTTATTGGGTTTGTGTGCTGAGACAGGGAAGACCTGATCCTGGCGCTGATCCCATCGATGATTGCATGTTTCAAGCGTGTATATCTAAACACTGGTCATCTGcggagtatttttggaatcgcaTCCGTCCAGAAAATCGATTCCCGAAAATCATTGACCTATCTCTGGCGGAAAAAGAATCGTTCGTCAGGTTAATGTTGCCAAAATTGAGTGATGAACAGCTCGATAGGTTTGTACTTCAAAGAGGCAGTCACCTAATTCAAGATCTGGTGACCAGAAGTCGGTATCCGTTTTATGCTCTTCCAACGTGGATGTATATTAGAAACAAGATGAACGAAAGTAATTTCATAGATCTGATTGAATCATTAGTGTATGCTGAGACCAATTCTCGTATCGGTGAGTATGTCTTCAACGTAAATTCTGTCAAACTCGAAGATCGGTCGAGCGCCGATGATGAAACGTATTATTTATGCTGCGAAATATGGAGAAATTCTCCAGATGAATGGAAACGATCAGTAATCAAAAATATTCTAACTCAAGATCACCTATTTGTAAGAGATGAGATCTCATCAAAATGGAGGCAGATCCAGCTTCTGTTAACTTTGCTGTTAGAAGCTCCGTTCAAAGagagaaatgatttttggaaaaagaattgGCGCAGTTTGATTGTTGGCCCTCGTGGAAAAGATTTGCACCGAATAATGAAACTGTGCTTCGAAGACGAAAACGATATTGCTAAGTTTAAAGAAACTAGTATGTCGGATCCCGAAATCGTCAGTAAGTATTGTAGTGACATGTTGCGTTCAatatattatgaaaaatttaatgatatatTGAACTTCTGCTATCCTGACACTCGAAAGAGAAGGGATTTAAAACAGCGTTTAGTACGGTCAGTTTTcatgagtgaatcattcgtctTGGATACCGAACATGTCTTTGAAGTCGAATTACTTGATGATTTTATCAACGGTGTCTTTGACGATGCTGAAGTTGCTGCCGATTTCAAGAATAACTTCATGTCGTTTCGGTCGTTTTATGCGCTTGAACACGTTCTATATCACTGTACTCATTCGAGTTTTGAATGTTCTTCTGATCATTTGATACGCTTCATCGATTTATTTGTATCCAACGAGGAAGTTAGAAATCTCGTAAAAGAACGCATTTTGGAGTATGTGAGATATGCGCTACTCTACTGTTATAATATCCATGGTATCTCAGGTGATGATTTACAAACAATTTTAGTTTGGTGTTTGGGTGATGAAGATGAAGTtactaaattcaaaaaatcggaaTTACCGATGAGGCATTTCTTCGCTATCGAGCGAATCTGGAAGGAATGCACTCCACTGGAGTTAAAAATGAATGATGACCATTTCGGTGGGTTTTTGAAATGGTATTTTAGAAATCCTGAAGAAATTGACGAGTTTAATAGATTGTTTGCTGATCGGTTTACAGTGTAA
- the LOC135834500 gene encoding uncharacterized protein LOC135834500 isoform X12 — MTETVSNVHDLIYPSPATLKEIACQALITGLWRWEVENRVTDDFISGLDMHKNLPLNMPSSIKRMIEVCSETFITSVKIWSYYHREKQIFEHDDETDILLNFYDFICDRDGTVHYIRTAKRMMTCDRLSNDEKFKIACMYCLEDDIRRIWPSVSEKLDLNEIAFQESPELFYWICMLKNVPERIPNPDGDPIDEFMLRACPFQRWPSNEYFWNRIRPESQLSDVIKLSRSGDGSFVRFILPKLSDQLLGRFVLQCGIQLIYSLVIGSHVQCYALPTWMYIKSKMNENNFTDLIGLFMETETKGSRVRYETNYHVYSAELEDWSSAEPETYSRCEIWRNSPDEWKRSAIGNILTQGHLFARDSFALTEYREIRFLLTLLSDASFEDRNNFWKQNWRNLIVDTRGKDLHRIMKLCFKDENDISKFKETNMFGDGCISARCIRALRLGRFEQFNDILTFCCPDIQKRMDLKQRILQSCISDDCFTLRIMDFSTLELMNEFINDSFDNAEGAADFKNRIVSFCDFRNVLYQCTHSNYEYSSDQLIHFIGTFVSNNEEVTNLLKQRISENLRNWLRDDRDIIWDISADDLQKILIWCLGNEEEVTNLKNSILPMSVFFANDENWQRCTPLEVKMNNKYFGGFLKWYFRNPEEIDEFNRLFADRLAL, encoded by the coding sequence ATGACTGAAACGGTATCTAACGTACACGATCTGATCTATCCAAGTCCAGCAACTCTGAAAGAAATCGCCTGCCAAGCACTTATTACCGGATTATGGCGCTGGGAAGTCGAAAATCGTGTGACTGATGATTTTATATCCGGCCTAGATATGCATAAAAATCTACCCCTCAATATGCCTTCTTCAATCAAACGCATGATCGAAGTATGCAGCGAGACATTTATCACCTCTGTAAAAATATGGTCGTATTACCATCgcgaaaaacagatttttgagcACGACGATGAAACTgacattttactcaatttttatgatttcataTGTGATCGAGACGGCACTGTTCATTACATTCGTACAGCAAAACGAATGATGACATGTGATCGACTGAGTAAtgatgagaaattcaaaattgcctgcATGTATTGTTTAGAAGATGATATTAGACGTATTTGGCCTTCGGTGTCAGAGAAACTAGACTTGAATGAAATCGCATTCCAAGAAAGCCCCGAATTGTTTTATTGGATTTGTATGCTGAAAAATGTACCGGAACGGATACCTAATCCTGACGGTGATCCAATCGATGAGTTCATGCTTCGAGCGTGCCCATTTCAACGTTGGCCGtctaatgaatatttttggaaccGCATCCGTCCAGAAAGTCAATTGTCGGATGTCATTAAACTGTCTCGTAGCGGAGATGGATCGTTCGTCAggtttattttgccaaaattaagcGATCAATTGCTCGGCAGGTTTGTGCTTCAATGTGGTATTCAACTAATCTATTCCTTGGTGATCGGTAGCCATGTTCAATGTTATGCTCTTCCAACGTGGATGTATATTAAAAGCAAGATgaacgaaaataatttcacagaTCTGATTGGTTTATTTATGGAAACCGAAACCAAAGGGTCACGTGTACGATACGAGACCAATTATCATGTGTATTCTGCCGAACTCGAGGATTGGTCAAGCGCCGAACCTGAAACGTATTCACGTTGCGAAATATGGAGAAATTCTCCAGATGAATGGAAGCGATCAGCGATCGGAAATATTCTAACTCAAGGTCACCTGTTTGCAAGAGATTCCTTCGCACTTACAGAATATAGGGAGATCAGGTTTCTGTTAACTTTGTTGTCGGATGCTTCGTTCGAAGaccgaaataatttttggaaacagaatTGGCGTAATTTGATCGTTGACACTCGTGGAAAAGATTTGCACCGAATAATGAAACTGTGCTTCAAGGACGAAAACGATATTTCTAAGTTTAAAGAAACCAATATGTTTGGTGACGGATGTATCAGCGCGCGTTGCATTAGAGCATTGAGACTCGGACGTTTTGAACagtttaatgatattttgacCTTCTGCTGTCCTGATATACAAAAAAGAATGGATTTAAAACAGCGGATATTACAATCGTGTATTTCCGACGACTGTTTCACCTTGAGAATTATGGATTTCTCTACATTAGAGCTGATGAATGAGTTCATCAACGATAGTTTTGATAATGCTGAAGGTGCTGCCGATTTTAAAAATCGGATCGTATCTTTTTGTGACTTTAGAAACGTTCTGTATCAATGCACTCATTCGAACTACGAATATTCTTCCGATCAATTGATACACTTCATCGGTACATTTGTATCTAATAATGAGGAAGTTACCAATCTCCTAAAACAGCGCATTTCggagaatttgagaaattggcTACGCGACGATCGTGATATTATTTGGGATATCTCAGCtgatgatttacaaaaaattttaatttggtgTTTAGGCAATGAGGAGGAAGTTACTAACCTTAAAAATTCGATATTACCGATGAGCGTTTTCTTTGCTAACGACGAGAACTGGCAGAGGTGTACTCCACTGGaggtaaaaatgaataataagtATTTCGgtggttttttgaaatggtaTTTCAGAAATCCTGAAGAAATCGACGAGTTCAACAGGTTGTTTGCCGATCGGCTTGCACTGTGA
- the LOC135834500 gene encoding uncharacterized protein LOC135834500 isoform X16 — protein MAETASNVHDLMYPSPATLKEIACQALITGLWRWEVENRVTDDFISGLDMHKNLPLNMPSSIKRMIEVCSETFITSIKKWSAYHRENQIFKHDDETGVLLNFYDFICDRDGTVHYIRTAKRMMTCDRLSNDEKFKIACMYCLEDDIRRIWPSVSERLDLNEIEFERNPVLFYWICMLRNEPERIPNPRNDPIDELMLRVCRSEHWASAEYFWNRIRPGSRLSEVFRLSRGEDGSFVRFILPKLSDELLAKFVLQSGTQLILFLLAYKHNNLYVLPTWMYIRNKMNENQFTYLIELFMQTETKGSRAQDETNYHVYFAELEDWSSTQDETYLRCEIWRNSPDEWKQSAIRNILTQGHLFERDYFTLSEYREIRFLLALLSDASFEDRNDFWKTNWSNLIVDTRGKDLHRIMKLCFEDENDIAKFKETNMFDYESISERCIRALRLGRFEQFNDILIFCCPDTQKRMDLKHRLLRSCISDESFVLRFGDFSKLELMNKFINDSFDNAEGAADFKNCVVSFCEFRTILYECVHLTYEYSSDQLIHFIETFVSNEDIRNLLKQRFLEAVRNWLPSRFSIQRISADNLQKILIWCLGNEKEVTKFKNSVLPMGVFFVNDDIWKLCTPLEVKMNNRDVGGFLKWYFRNTEEIDEFSKLFADRLTV, from the coding sequence ATGGCTGAAACGGCATCTAACGTACACGATCTGATGTATCCAAGTCCAGCAACTCTGAAAGAAATCGCCTGCCAAGCACTTATTACCGGATTATGGCGCTGGGAAGTCGAAAATCGTGTGACTGATGATTTTATATCCGGCCTAGATATGCATAAAAATCTACCCCTCAATATGCCTTCTTCAATCAAACGCATGATCGAAGTATGCAGCGAGACATTTATCACCTCTATAAAAAAATGGTCGGCTTACCATCGcgaaaatcagatttttaagCACGACGATGAAACTGgcgttttactcaatttttatgatttcataTGTGATCGAGACGGCACTGTTCATTACATTCGTACAGCAAAACGAATGATGACATGTGATCGACTGAGTAAtgatgagaaattcaaaattgcctgcATGTATTGTTTAGAAGATGATATTAGACGTATTTGGCCTTCGGTGTCAGAAAGACTAGACTTGAATGAAATCGAATTCGAAAGGAACCCTGTATTGTTTTATTGGATTTGTATGCTGAGAAATGAACCGGAACGGATACCTAATCCACGCAATGATCCAATCGATGAGTTAATGCTTCGAGTGTGTCGATCTGAACATTGGGCATCTGcagaatatttttggaaccgCATCCGTCCAGGAAGTCGATTGTCGGAAGTGTTTAGGCTATCTCGTGGCGAAGATGGATCGTTCGTCAggtttattttgccaaaattaagcGATGAACTGCTCGCCAAGTTTGTGCTTCAAAGTGGTACTCAGCTGATTCTTTTCCTGTTGGCCTATAAGCATAATAATTTGTATGTTCTTCCAACGTGGATGTATATTAGAAACAAGATGAACGAAAATCAATTCACATATCTGATTGAGTTATTTatgcaaaccgaaaccaaagGGTCACGTGCGCAAGACGAGACCAATTATCATGTGTATTTTGCCGAACTCGAAGATTGGTCAAGCACCCAAGATGAAACGTATTTACGCTGCGAAATATGGAGAAATTCTCCAGATGAATGGAAGCAATCAGCGATCAGAAATATTTTAACTCAAGGCCACCTGTTTGAAAGAGATTACTTCACACTTTCAGAATATAGGGAGATCAGGTTTCTCTTAGCTTTGTTGTCGGATGCTTCGTTCGAAGAccgaaatgatttttggaaaacaaattgGAGTAATTTGATCGTTGACACTCGTGGAAAAGATTTGCACCGAATAATGAAACTGTGCTTCGAAGACGAAAACGATATTGCCAAGTTTAAAGAAACCAATATGTTTGATTACGAAAGTATCAGTGAGCGTTGCATTAGAGCATTGAGACTCGGTCGTTTTGAACagtttaatgatattttgatctTCTGCTGTCCGGATACACAAAAAAGAATGGATTTAAAACATCGCTTATTAAGGTCGTGTATTTCCGATGAATCTTTCGTCTTGAGATTCGGAGATTTCTCTAAATTAGAGCTGATGAATAAGTTCATCAACGATAGTTTTGATAATGCTGAAGGTGCtgccgattttaaaaattgtgtcgtATCTTTTTGTGAGTTTAGAACCATTCTGTATGAATGCGTTCATTTGACCTACGAGTATTCTTCCGATCAATTGATACACTTCATCGAGACATTTGTATCAAACGAAGACATTAGAAATCTCTTGAAACAGCGCTTTTTGGAGGCCGTGAGAAATTGGCTACCCAGTCGTTTTAGTATCCAGCGAATCTCAGctgataatttacaaaaaattttaatttggtgTTTAGGCAATGAGAAGGAAGTtactaaattcaaaaattcggtATTACCGATGGGTGTTTTCTTCGTTAACGACGATATTTGGAAGCTATGCACTCCACTGGaggtaaaaatgaataataggGATGTCGGTGGGTTTTTGAAATGGTATTTTAGAAATACCGAAGAGATCGACGAGTTCAGTAAGTTGTTTGCCGATCGGCTTACAGTGTGA
- the LOC135834500 gene encoding uncharacterized protein LOC135834500 isoform X26 has product MTETVSNVYDLIYPSPATLKEISCNALVTGLWRLEVENRVPDDFKRGLRIDLLKNLNANIPSPVKQIIDECINKFITSKTKWLDYHHQNLCFDRNDTILLNFSDFIIDRDGTIHYTRTAKRMMTCDRLSNDEKFKIACMYCFEDDIKRIWPSVSEKLDLNEIQFHRTPELFYWICMLRNEPDRIPNPDDFSIDDFMLEMCPSHHWSSVEYFWNRISPESRLSKTIDLSHYERESFVRLMLPKLSDQQLEKFVLERGSYLIHSLVTESQYKFYVSPTWMYIRNKMEENDFTTLILLFMLAETNDHIGVETLEENSVGLGYRSSTEDETLVCCEIWKTAPDEWKQSTVRKVLSQHNLFVKRSLTSTEYREIRFLSTLLLDASFKERNDFWKKNWHNLIVGTRGKDLHLIMKLCFEDENDIAKFKETSMYDHESIDAHLRVLLSFLYLEKLNDLLIFCCPDTQKRMDLKQRLLRSCFLSEPFILRIEQLTQVNSLFNDFINDAFDDAQVAADFKNNLVSFRAIKDVLKECIYLDFEFDSNNLIRFIDTFVSNEEVTKLLKRDILEYVRNGLLDGSIQRISAGGLQIMLVWCLGDEEEVTKFKKSVLSMSDFFAGMSVRP; this is encoded by the coding sequence ATGACTGAAACGGTATCTAACGTATACGACCTCATCTATCCAAGTCCAGCAACTCTGAAAGAAATCTCATGCAACGCACTGGTCACCGGATTATGGCGCCTGGAAGTCGAAAATCGTGTGCCAGATGATTTTAAGCGCGGTCTACGTATTGATTTGCTTAAAAACTTAAATGCCAACATTCCATCGCCGGTCAAACAAATAATTGACGAATGTATCAACAAATTTATCACCTCCAAGACAAAATGGTTGGATTACCATCACCAAAACCTTTGTTTTGACCGCAACGAtacgattttgctcaatttttctgattttataaTTGATCGAGACGGCACAATTCATTACACTCGTACAGCAAAACGAATGATGACGTGTGATCGACTAAGTaatgacgaaaaattcaaaattgcttgCATGTATTGTTTCGAGGATGATATTAAACGTATTTGGCCCTCGGTGTCAGAGAAGCTAGACTTGAATGAAATCCAATTTCATCGAACTCCTGAATTGTTTTATTGGATTTGTATGTTGAGAAATGAGCCGGATCGGATACCTAATCCCgacgatttttcaattgatgATTTTATGCTTGAAATGTGTCCATCTCATCATTGGTCATCtgtggaatatttttggaaccgAATCAGTCCAGAAAGTCGATTGTCGAAAACCATCGACCTATCCCATTATGAAAGAGAATCGTTCGTCAGGTTAATGTTGCCAAAATTAAGTGATCAACAGCTCGAGAAATTTGTACTTGAAAGAGGCAGTTACCTAATACATTCTCTGGTGACCGAAAGTCAGTATAAATTTTATGTTTCTCCAACGTGGATGTACATTAGAAACAAGATGGAAGAAAATGATTTCACTACCCTGATTCTGTTATTTATGCTTGCCGAGACCAATGATCATATCGGTGTGGAAACCCTCGAAGAAAATTCTGTCGGACTCGGATATCGGTCGAGCACTGAAGATGAAACGTTAGTATGCTGCGAAATATGGAAAACTGCTCCAGACGAATGGAAGCAATCAACGGTCAGAAAAGTTTTATCTCAGCATAACCTGTTTGTAAAACGTTCCCTCACATCTACAGAATACAGGGAAATCAGGTTTCTGTCAACGTTACTGTTGGATGCCTCGTTCAAAGagagaaatgatttttggaaaaagaattgGCATAATTTGATTGTTGGCACTCGTGGAAAAGATTTGCACCTAATAATGAAACTGTGCTTCGAAGATGAAAACGATATTGCTAAGTTTAAAGAAACCAGTATGTACGATCACGAAAGCATCGATGCGCATCTCCGTGTCCTGTTAAGTTTCTTATATTTAGAAAAGCTTAATGATTTATTGATCTTCTGCTGTCCTGACACACAAAAAAGAATGGATTTAAAACAGCGCTTATTACGGTCATGTTTTCTAAGTGAACCTTTCATCTTGAGAATCGAACAACTCACTCAAGTGAATTCATTATTTAATGATTTTATCAACGATGCCTTTGACGATGCTCAAGTTGCtgccgattttaaaaataacttggTGTCGTTTCGTGCGATTAAAGACGTTCTGAAGGAATGCATTTATCTTGACTTCGAATTTGATTCCAATAATTTGATTCGCTTCATCGATACATTTGTATCGAACGAGGAAGTTACAAAGCTCTTGAAACGGGACATTTTGGAGTATGTGAGAAATGGGCTACTCGACGGTAGTATCCAGCGTATCTCAGCTGGTGGTTTACAAATAATGTTAGTTTGGTGTTTGGGTGATGAAGAAGAAGTtactaaattcaaaaaatcggtATTATCGATGAGTGATTTCTTCGCTGGGATGTCGGTGCGTCCTTGA